Proteins co-encoded in one Tachysurus fulvidraco isolate hzauxx_2018 chromosome 17, HZAU_PFXX_2.0, whole genome shotgun sequence genomic window:
- the mapk8ip1a gene encoding C-Jun-amino-terminal kinase-interacting protein 1a, with the protein MVLCLVMDSREDGDAWMEEQWEKWLTHDMSLDEYEDDDLSEVTEITDENAGLLSHREFDIQEHMICPSNRSRDMGRRRGALELQKEMLQLDLIDAEGGTQEEGGEDEEEEKEEEEEEEERPLLLIDEHREEERSLIAAMDTYRPKRPTTLNLFPQVPRTQDTINNNSFGKKDRRKEKKSHPASPHIKGAQLATCEHVTPVDGDKVQASSRLVCEPAASMKNKAPVSNCKKQDKPSDSVGNNICTVPVSNHAAMKDTTRDGNLTGAVNKEKAHYNSVNGCQEHVQYPGENGYTHPNSDKNKDKSKETRQDIQLSPVGAEQERPFLSQSSDSNRMSISSDTELPPLHFHSLAERTNPSISEEDEVYAPTPPCRTDSLSEAADSVSSAKTGDTAAVNAADSTDASGLTYDSVKYTLVVDEHSKLELVSLKQCYQGYDSDSDNTVYESAVDDDDEDHDADDDEEESGAGGLNRDTSGLSTDSATDTTSDVPRSRKFLNVFINRRPRFPGVESFGLFSCIIDGEEREQSHRAVFRFIPRHEDELELEADDPLLMEMQAEDLWCEAYNMRTGSRGIFPTFYAVKITKDNQPKEVKSDWLDTFWVKFLGSVQVPYHKGNDVLCAAMQKIATNRRTMQFNPPSMCIVEINIRGVKIIVQDECEVSGRGDKYCHFFQLKNISFCGCHPKNKKYFGLITKHPAHQRFACHVFFSEEHAAYLAESVSKAFQQYYKEHMEYSCPTEDIFLE; encoded by the exons ATGGTGCTCTGCTTGGTCATGGACTCCAGGGAGGATGGAGATGCCTGGATGGAGGAGCAGTGGGAGAAAtg gctcaCTCATGACATGAGTCTGGATGAGTATGAAGACGATGACCTGTCTGAGGTGACGGAGATCACGGATGAGAATGCTGGCCTTCTGAGCCACCGTGAATTTGATATTCAG GAACACATGATTTGTCCGTCCAATAGAAGCAGGGACATGGGCCGGAGGAGGGGGGCCTTGGAGCTGCAGAAGGAGATGCTTCAGCTGGACCTGATAGATGCTGAGGGAGGCACCcaggaagaaggaggagaagacgaagaagaggagaaggaggaggaggaggaggaggaggagaggccTCTGCTGCTCATCGATGAGCACCGAGAGGAAGAGCGGTCACTGATCGCCGCCATGGATACGTACCGGCCCAAGAGACCCACCACCCTTAATCTGTTCCCGCAGGTGCCAAGGACTCAG GACACAATTAATAATAACTCTTTTGGtaaaaaagacagaaggaaagagaagaagtCCCatccagcttcacctcacaTAAAGG GGGCCCAGCTAGCCACATGTGAACATGTCACCCCCGTCGATGGGGACAAGGTCCAAGCCAGCAGCCGGTTGGTTTGTGAGCCAGCTGCATCTATGAAAAACAAAGCTCCTGTGTCTAACTGCAAGAAACAGGATAAACCTTCTGACAGTGTGGGCAACAACATCTGTACGGTCCCGGTGTCCAATCACGCAGCCATGAAGGACACGACCAGGGATGGGAATTTGACCGGGGCCGTCAACAAGGAGAAAGCCCACTATAACTCCGTTAATGGATGCCAGGAACATGTTCAGTACCCTGGAGAAAACGGGTATACACACCCCAACTCGGATAAAAACAAGGACAAGAGTAAGGAGACGAGGCAGGACATCCAGTTGTCACCAGTGGGTGCTGAGCAGGAGAGACCTTTCCTTTCCCAGAGCAGTGACAGCAATCGCATGTCCATCAGCTCCGATACTGAACTCCCTCCACTGCATTTCCATTCCCTAGCCGAACGTACCAACCCATCCATCAGCGAAGAGGATGAAGTGTACGCTCCAACACCTCCGTGCAGGACCGATAGCCTCAGTGAGGCAGCAGACTCTGTTTCCAGTGCAAAAACAGGCGACACGGCAGCTGTGAACGCAGCAGATAGCACGGACGCCTCGGGACTGACGTACGACTCGGTGAAATACACCCTGGTGGTGGACGAGCACTCGAAGTTGGAGCTGGTTAGTCTAAAGCAGTGTTACCAAGGCTACGACAGCGACAGCGACAACACCGTTTACGAGTCAGCTGTCGACGATGACGATGAGGATCATGATGCAGACGACGACGAGGAAGAGTCAGGTGCAGGAGGATTGAACAGGGACACTTCCGGTCTGTCCACAGACTCTGCCACTGACACCACGTCAGACGTGCCTCGCTCACGCAAATTCCTCAACGTCTTCATAAACAGACGTCCGCGCTTTCCTG GTGTGGAATCCTTTGGCCTTTTCTCCTGCATTATCGATGgtgaggagagagagcagagccACAGGGCAGTGTTCAG GTTCATCCCGAGGCACGAGGATGAGCTGGAGTTGGAGGCGGACGACCCGTTGTTGATGGAAATGCAAGCAGAGGATCTGTGGTGTGAAGCCTACAACATGCGCACCGGCTCCAGAGGCATTTTTCCGACTTTCTACGCAGTCAAAATCACCAAGGACAACCAGCCTAAAG aggTTAAAAGTGACTGGCTAGACACCTTCTGGGTGAAATTCCTGGGCTCTGTTCAAGTGCCATATCACAAAGGGAATGATGTGCTTTGTGCAGCTATGCAGAAG ATTGCCACGAACCGAAGAACAATGCAGTTCAACCCTCCATCCATGTGCATCGTGGAGATCAACATAAGAGGAGTGAAGATCATCGTTCAGGACGAGTGTGAGGTTTCCGGAAGG GGTGACAAGTACTGTCACTTCTTTCAGCTGAAGAACATCTCTTTCTGTGGATGCCATCCAAAGAACAAAAA GTATTTTGGACTAATCACCAAACACCCAGCACACCAGAGGTTCGCCTGCCATGTGTTCTTCTCAGAGGAGCATGCTGCATATCTAGCTGAATCTGTCAG CAAAGCGTTTCAGCAGTACTACAAAGAACACATGGAGTACTCCTGTCCCACAGAGGACATCTTCCTCGAATGA
- the cstpp1 gene encoding UPF0705 protein C11orf49 homolog isoform X1 produces MGHYRGMKMNTDRFKVPAEEYLTDTSTLFYLNDAVTQLLEHREEFIQFGIVRYFAEYFTSVKNGNHVLFREFSYTKGTAHNRTSFIHIFWKCFRQIGKNRDLLTMTEYTSLLQLLCPDFPAETVQNTAKIVLMEDAMDCPMSLSDFIYAFQIQFYYEEFLESVLVIYEDLLEGKNPNTVIVPTSTSAETISSEETDTQEGVDSSVLLECIEGLCERFKHKHPPLSAIKEVLESSTRVSYYSFLMALSKHEGIDQEIGALPNRSDLLIDPEMDQELERLVAQVAISPTSNSSGSAQGLKDPCRKPSPRKSLQQRKRIEMESDGSTEETDSSEN; encoded by the exons ATGGGTCACTATAGAGGTATGAAAATGAACACAGATCGTTTTAAGGTCCCAGCAGAGGAGTACTTAA CAGACACCAGCACTCTTTTCTATCTGAATGATGCTGTGACTCAGCTGCTGGAGCACAGAGAGGAATTCATCCAGTTCGGGATCGTGAGATATTTTGCAGAATA CTTCACCAGCGTGAAGAACGGGAACCATGTTCTCTTCAGAGAATTCAGCTACACTAAAGGTACAGCACACAACCGAACCTCCTTCATTCACATCTTCTGGAAATGCTTCAGACAGATTGGAAAAAACagag ATTTGCTGACGATGACGGAGTACACGTCACTTCTCCAGCTCTTATGCCCAGACTTTCCTGCTGAAACGGTGCAGAACACGGCCAA GATTGTCCTGATGGAGGACGCTATGGACTGCCCCATGTCTCTCTCTGATTTTATCTACGCTTTCCAAATCCAGTTTTACTATGAAG AGTTCCTAGAGAGTGTGTTGGTGATTTATGAGGACTTGCTTGAGGGAAAGAACCCGAACACCGTCATCGTCCCGACCTCGACGTCAGCCGAAACGATATCCAGCGAGGAGACGGACACGCAGGAGGGCGTGGACTCCTCCGTCCTGCTCGAGTGTATCGAGGGACTGTGTGAACGCTTTAAGCACAA AcatccccctctctctgccATTAAGGAGGTTCTGGAGAGCAGCACGCGAGTCTCTTACTATAGCTTCCTGATGGCTTTGTCCAAACATGAGGGAATCGATCAGGAAATCG GTGCTCTTCCGAACAGATCAGACCTGCTCATCGACCCTGAGATGGATCAGGAGTTAGAGAGGCT TGTAGCTCAGGTGGCTATCAGTCCGACATCGAACAGCAGCGGCAGTGCACAAGGGCTGAAGGATCCGTGCAGGAAACCATCGCCGCGTAAATCCCTACAGCAGCGCAAGAGGATCGAGATGGAGAGCGACGGCTCCACCGAGGAAACCGACTCCTCTGAGAATTAA
- the cstpp1 gene encoding UPF0705 protein C11orf49 homolog isoform X4, with product MKMNTDRFKVPAEEYLTDTSTLFYLNDAVTQLLEHREEFIQFGIVRYFAEYFTSVKNGNHVLFREFSYTKGTAHNRTSFIHIFWKCFRQIGKNRDLLTMTEYTSLLQLLCPDFPAETVQNTAKIVLMEDAMDCPMSLSDFIYAFQIQFYYEEFLESVLVIYEDLLEGKNPNTVIVPTSTSAETISSEETDTQEGVDSSVLLECIEGLCERFKHKHPPLSAIKEVLESSTRVSYYSFLMALSKHEGIDQEIGALPNRSDLLIDPEMDQELERL from the exons ATGAAAATGAACACAGATCGTTTTAAGGTCCCAGCAGAGGAGTACTTAA CAGACACCAGCACTCTTTTCTATCTGAATGATGCTGTGACTCAGCTGCTGGAGCACAGAGAGGAATTCATCCAGTTCGGGATCGTGAGATATTTTGCAGAATA CTTCACCAGCGTGAAGAACGGGAACCATGTTCTCTTCAGAGAATTCAGCTACACTAAAGGTACAGCACACAACCGAACCTCCTTCATTCACATCTTCTGGAAATGCTTCAGACAGATTGGAAAAAACagag ATTTGCTGACGATGACGGAGTACACGTCACTTCTCCAGCTCTTATGCCCAGACTTTCCTGCTGAAACGGTGCAGAACACGGCCAA GATTGTCCTGATGGAGGACGCTATGGACTGCCCCATGTCTCTCTCTGATTTTATCTACGCTTTCCAAATCCAGTTTTACTATGAAG AGTTCCTAGAGAGTGTGTTGGTGATTTATGAGGACTTGCTTGAGGGAAAGAACCCGAACACCGTCATCGTCCCGACCTCGACGTCAGCCGAAACGATATCCAGCGAGGAGACGGACACGCAGGAGGGCGTGGACTCCTCCGTCCTGCTCGAGTGTATCGAGGGACTGTGTGAACGCTTTAAGCACAA AcatccccctctctctgccATTAAGGAGGTTCTGGAGAGCAGCACGCGAGTCTCTTACTATAGCTTCCTGATGGCTTTGTCCAAACATGAGGGAATCGATCAGGAAATCG GTGCTCTTCCGAACAGATCAGACCTGCTCATCGACCCTGAGATGGATCAGGAGTTAGAGAGGCTGTGA
- the cstpp1 gene encoding UPF0705 protein C11orf49 homolog isoform X2 has protein sequence MGHYRGMKMNTDRFKVPAEEYLNTSTLFYLNDAVTQLLEHREEFIQFGIVRYFAEYFTSVKNGNHVLFREFSYTKGTAHNRTSFIHIFWKCFRQIGKNRDLLTMTEYTSLLQLLCPDFPAETVQNTAKIVLMEDAMDCPMSLSDFIYAFQIQFYYEEFLESVLVIYEDLLEGKNPNTVIVPTSTSAETISSEETDTQEGVDSSVLLECIEGLCERFKHKHPPLSAIKEVLESSTRVSYYSFLMALSKHEGIDQEIGALPNRSDLLIDPEMDQELERLVAQVAISPTSNSSGSAQGLKDPCRKPSPRKSLQQRKRIEMESDGSTEETDSSEN, from the exons ATGGGTCACTATAGAGGTATGAAAATGAACACAGATCGTTTTAAGGTCCCAGCAGAGGAGTACTTAA ACACCAGCACTCTTTTCTATCTGAATGATGCTGTGACTCAGCTGCTGGAGCACAGAGAGGAATTCATCCAGTTCGGGATCGTGAGATATTTTGCAGAATA CTTCACCAGCGTGAAGAACGGGAACCATGTTCTCTTCAGAGAATTCAGCTACACTAAAGGTACAGCACACAACCGAACCTCCTTCATTCACATCTTCTGGAAATGCTTCAGACAGATTGGAAAAAACagag ATTTGCTGACGATGACGGAGTACACGTCACTTCTCCAGCTCTTATGCCCAGACTTTCCTGCTGAAACGGTGCAGAACACGGCCAA GATTGTCCTGATGGAGGACGCTATGGACTGCCCCATGTCTCTCTCTGATTTTATCTACGCTTTCCAAATCCAGTTTTACTATGAAG AGTTCCTAGAGAGTGTGTTGGTGATTTATGAGGACTTGCTTGAGGGAAAGAACCCGAACACCGTCATCGTCCCGACCTCGACGTCAGCCGAAACGATATCCAGCGAGGAGACGGACACGCAGGAGGGCGTGGACTCCTCCGTCCTGCTCGAGTGTATCGAGGGACTGTGTGAACGCTTTAAGCACAA AcatccccctctctctgccATTAAGGAGGTTCTGGAGAGCAGCACGCGAGTCTCTTACTATAGCTTCCTGATGGCTTTGTCCAAACATGAGGGAATCGATCAGGAAATCG GTGCTCTTCCGAACAGATCAGACCTGCTCATCGACCCTGAGATGGATCAGGAGTTAGAGAGGCT TGTAGCTCAGGTGGCTATCAGTCCGACATCGAACAGCAGCGGCAGTGCACAAGGGCTGAAGGATCCGTGCAGGAAACCATCGCCGCGTAAATCCCTACAGCAGCGCAAGAGGATCGAGATGGAGAGCGACGGCTCCACCGAGGAAACCGACTCCTCTGAGAATTAA
- the cstpp1 gene encoding UPF0705 protein C11orf49 homolog isoform X3, producing MGHYRADTSTLFYLNDAVTQLLEHREEFIQFGIVRYFAEYFTSVKNGNHVLFREFSYTKGTAHNRTSFIHIFWKCFRQIGKNRDLLTMTEYTSLLQLLCPDFPAETVQNTAKIVLMEDAMDCPMSLSDFIYAFQIQFYYEEFLESVLVIYEDLLEGKNPNTVIVPTSTSAETISSEETDTQEGVDSSVLLECIEGLCERFKHKHPPLSAIKEVLESSTRVSYYSFLMALSKHEGIDQEIGALPNRSDLLIDPEMDQELERLVAQVAISPTSNSSGSAQGLKDPCRKPSPRKSLQQRKRIEMESDGSTEETDSSEN from the exons ATGGGTCACTATAGAG CAGACACCAGCACTCTTTTCTATCTGAATGATGCTGTGACTCAGCTGCTGGAGCACAGAGAGGAATTCATCCAGTTCGGGATCGTGAGATATTTTGCAGAATA CTTCACCAGCGTGAAGAACGGGAACCATGTTCTCTTCAGAGAATTCAGCTACACTAAAGGTACAGCACACAACCGAACCTCCTTCATTCACATCTTCTGGAAATGCTTCAGACAGATTGGAAAAAACagag ATTTGCTGACGATGACGGAGTACACGTCACTTCTCCAGCTCTTATGCCCAGACTTTCCTGCTGAAACGGTGCAGAACACGGCCAA GATTGTCCTGATGGAGGACGCTATGGACTGCCCCATGTCTCTCTCTGATTTTATCTACGCTTTCCAAATCCAGTTTTACTATGAAG AGTTCCTAGAGAGTGTGTTGGTGATTTATGAGGACTTGCTTGAGGGAAAGAACCCGAACACCGTCATCGTCCCGACCTCGACGTCAGCCGAAACGATATCCAGCGAGGAGACGGACACGCAGGAGGGCGTGGACTCCTCCGTCCTGCTCGAGTGTATCGAGGGACTGTGTGAACGCTTTAAGCACAA AcatccccctctctctgccATTAAGGAGGTTCTGGAGAGCAGCACGCGAGTCTCTTACTATAGCTTCCTGATGGCTTTGTCCAAACATGAGGGAATCGATCAGGAAATCG GTGCTCTTCCGAACAGATCAGACCTGCTCATCGACCCTGAGATGGATCAGGAGTTAGAGAGGCT TGTAGCTCAGGTGGCTATCAGTCCGACATCGAACAGCAGCGGCAGTGCACAAGGGCTGAAGGATCCGTGCAGGAAACCATCGCCGCGTAAATCCCTACAGCAGCGCAAGAGGATCGAGATGGAGAGCGACGGCTCCACCGAGGAAACCGACTCCTCTGAGAATTAA